A window of the Saccharomyces eubayanus strain FM1318 chromosome II, whole genome shotgun sequence genome harbors these coding sequences:
- the CTH1 gene encoding putative mRNA-binding protein CTH1, with amino-acid sequence MVINLAMTNNYYLNIRNANSASTTTSSIFSNLNENYESKIKEIEDYYIKTLLNENNDNDDDGNDDGSTSDGRNINETDILSESSPRPSPSLPSKPNCYHSLADFKDLIISDSKPIDTLYSANPFATSNNISLINSTEKKHKKRLLEVEINPTYTTNASSLPLTTENLQKLSQLNSPPNGLPYVLPIQKTTNIEPSTTSPLQEPQLVNKTLYKTELCESFTIKGFCKYSNKCQFAHGLNELKFKKKSNNYRTKPCINWAKLGYCPYGKRCCFKHGDDKDVQIYQSATNGSSNGAEVDVPSSITTFINNNNTTNLTKPKNLHTSVKALQRMTW; translated from the coding sequence ATGGTCATAAATCTTGCCATGACTAACAATTACTACCTCAACATTCGAAACGCTAATTCAGCGTCAACTACTACATCCTCTATATTCTCCAATTTGAATGAAAACTACgaatcaaaaattaaagaaattgaagattACTATATAAAGACGCTACTTAATGAGAATAACGacaatgatgacgacgGTAATGACGACGGAAGTACCAGTGATGGGCGTAATATAAATGAAACGGACATTCTGAGCGAATCTTCTCCAAGGCCTTCCCCTTCGTTGCCTTCTAAACCGAACTGTTATCATTCATTGGcagatttcaaagatttgatCATATCTGATTCTAAGCCTATAGATACATTGTACTCTGCCAATCCCTTTGCAACTAGTAACAATATTTCATTAATCAATTCTACCGAGAAAAAGCACAAGAAGAGGTTGCTCGAGGTAGAGATCAACCCAACTTATACAACAAATGCATCTTCATTACCTTTAACCACAGAAAATTTACAAAAGTTATCACAACTGAACTCACCGCCAAATGGATTACCATATGTACTCCCAATTcagaaaacaacaaatatAGAACCCTCTACAACCTCCCCCTTGCAAGAGCCTCAACTAGTTAATAAAACCTTATACAAGACGGAACTGTGCGAATCATTCACCATTAAAGGCTTTTGTAAGTACAGTAATAAATGCCAATTTGCTCATGGTTTAAACGAActaaaattcaaaaaaaaatcaaacaattATAGAACCAAACCTTGCATAAACTGGGCAAAGTTGGGCTACTGTCCGTATGGTAAGCGCTGTTGTTTCAAGCACGGCGATGACAAAGACGTACAGATATACCAAAGTGCTACCAATGGCTCAAGTAACGGTGCGGAAGTTGATGTGCCCTCCTCTATCACAACTTTCatcaacaataacaacaccACCAATTTGACTAAGCCCAAAAATTTACATACTAGCGTTAAAGCATTGCAAAGGATGACTTGGTAG
- the GIR2 gene encoding Gir2p: MDYKEEQTQELEVLESIYPDELRITNDEYPKIKFEVDIKLELDTGESTSPLTKEHIITAEFKLPENYPDEPCTISLEAQEVALNEGQEDEDEEEDENEEEEEEDEYDDNGNKILKKFQNLPDTVSFKGYLPELTVKLETQIETDMLLGMQMCFALISSIKENCEQWYSEELGKLEKQHEWESQEREKKEQAKFHGTKVTRETYLEWRSNFRKELKLDERDQVRRTKAHHGKLTGKQMFEQGVVGTGDDFIEEDGTSVDDVSKALADTELVNQ, encoded by the coding sequence ATGGATTATAAAGAAGAGCAGACACAGGAATTAGAAGTTCTAGAGTCAATTTACCCTGATGAACTGAGGATCACAAACGATGAGTATCCAAAGATCAAATTTGAGGTAGACATTAAGTTGGAGCTGGATACGGGTGAATCCACCTCACCTTTGACAAAGGAGCACATTATAACTGCAGAGTTCAAGCTGCCAGAAAACTATCCAGATGAACCATGCACTATCTCATTAGAAGCGCAGGAAGTCGCCCTCAATGAAGGCcaggaagatgaagacgaagaggaggatgaaaacgaagaggaagaagaggaggacGAGTATGATGACAACGGGAATAAGATACTGAAGAAGTTCCAAAACCTGCCCGATACGGTTAGTTTTAAGGGATACCTACCCGAATTAACGGTAAAGTTGGAAACACAAATCGAAACGGACATGTTGCTGGGCATGCAAATGTGTTTTGCTCTTATTTCGTCGATAAAGGAGAATTGTGAACAATGGTACAGCGAGGAATTGGGCAAACTGGAAAAACAACACGAGTGGGAGTCTCAAGAGCGtgaaaagaaggaacaAGCCAAGTTCCACGGTACGAAGGTAACAAGAGAAACGTATTTGGAATGGAGGTCCAACTTCCGCAAAGAGCTGAAACTGGATGAAAGAGACCAGGTAAGAAGAACGAAGGCCCACCATGGGAAGCTGACCGGGAAACAAATGTTTGAACAAGGTGTGGTGGGCACAGGCGACGATTTCATAGAGGAGGATGGCACGAGTGTGGACGATGTGTCCAAGGCCCTCGCCGATACCGAACTAGTAAATCAATGA
- the ENT5 gene encoding Ent5p — protein sequence MDSLSKKIQNLGMHDIRNAARFAQNVIVQYEPYQVDIRRATNTDAWGPTPKHLAKVLRNRYQVPLYLMTEYTLKRLVDHIATRPKNLYEKARKDYVNYGSEWRVVLKCLVVVEFLLLNVDTGDELNQIRSCLLTHKHILTREIAQFKLKFSNDGKMEVHERGIRKKGELILQYLEDPQFLKKERAKNKKNALKIRQQGESSIYNANQISSSANYDSVDDEGFGPDADGSDDEVDANNVTNFNVPVETEAGSSTRRRSHMDEQRRQRREILREQIKNKEQQRKRKQQQDNIPDLIDFDDSTTTNSNHNTNDDDEDEDDEFGDFQSETSPDTTAPRTTGGQIDDLLDWDGPKSSADITAATETSLPIVENTQPKARPQATKDKTKGNDAFSDLFSYSKSLV from the coding sequence atggacTCGTTATCGAAGAAGATTCAGAATCTAGGCATGCACGACATTAGAAACGCCGCAAGGTTCGCCCAAAACGTGATTGTACAATACGAACCCTACCAGGTAGACATCCGTCGTGCCACCAACACCGATGCCTGGGGCCCCACGCCAAAGCATCTGGCCAAAGTCCTAAGAAACAGGTACCAGGTACCGCTATACTTGATGACCGAATACACCCTGAAAAGACTGGTAGACCATATCGCCACGAGACCCAAGAATCTGTACGAAAAGGCAAGAAAGGACTACGTCAACTACGGATCTGAATGGAGGGTGGTCTTGAAATGTCTGGTAGTCGTCGAGTTCTTGTTACTGAACGTCGACACCGGCGACGAACTAAATCAAATTAGATCTTGTTTACTCACCCACAAACACATACTGACTAGAGAAATTGCCCAATTCAAGTTGAAGTTCTCGAACGATGGTAAGATGGAAGTTCACGAAAGAGGGATTAGGAAAAAGGGTGAATTGATCTTGCAGTACTTGGAAGACCctcaatttttgaaaaaggaaagagccaagaataagaagaacGCCTTGAAGATCCGACAGCAAGGGGAATCCTCCATTTACAACGCCAACCAAATCTCCTCTTCCGCCAACTACGATAGCGTGGACGATGAAGGGTTTGGGCCGGACGCTGATGGGTCCGACGATGAAGTAGACGCCAACAACGTCACTAACTTCAACGTCCCCGTGGAAACAGAAGCGGGCTCGAGCACTCGCAGGCGTTCTCACATGGACGaacaaagaagacaaagaagagaaatcCTCAGAGAACagatcaaaaacaaagaacagcaaaggaaaagaaaacaacagCAAGATAACATACCTGATCTGATCGACTTCGATGATTCGACCACCACAAACAGCAATCACAACACaaatgacgacgacgaagacgaagacgacgaATTCGGCGATTTCCAGAGCGAAACAAGTCCCGATACAACAGCGCCCAGAACAACCGGAGGACAAATCGATGACCTGCTAGACTGGGACGGTCCAAAATCAAGCGCGGATATCACTGCCGCCACAGAAACGTCACTGCCTATTGTCGAAAATACGCAACCAAAAGCCCGCCCTCAAGCTACAAAGGACAAGACCAAAGGCAACGACGCCTTTTCCGACCTTTTCTCTTACTCCAAGTCATTGGTCTAG
- the CPR1 gene encoding peptidylprolyl isomerase CPR1, with protein sequence MSQVYFDVEADGQSIGRVVFKLYNDVVPKTAENFRALCTGEKGFGFAGSPFHRVIPDFMLQGGDFTAGNGTGGKSIYGGKFPDENFKKHHDRPGLLSMANAGPNTNGSQFFITTVPCPWLDGKHVVFGEVVDGYDIVKKVESMGSPSGATKARLVVAKSGEL encoded by the coding sequence ATGTCCCAAGTTTATTTTGATGTCGAAGCTGATGGCCAATCAATTGGCCGTGTCGTTTTCAAGTTGTACAACGACGTAGTCCCAAAGACCGCCGAGAACTTCAGAGCGCTATGTACCGGTGAAAAGGGTTTCGGCTTCGCCGGCTCCCCCTTCCACAGAGTCATTCCAGACTTCATGCTACAAGGTGGTGACTTCACCGCCGGTAACGGTACCGGTGGTAAGTCCATCTACGGTGGCAAGTTCCCAGAtgaaaacttcaagaaGCACCACGACAGACCAGGTTTGTTGTCCATGGCTAACGCTGGTCCAAACACCAACGGTTcccaatttttcatcaccaCCGTTCCTTGCCCATGGTTAGACGGCAAGCACGTCGTCTTCGGTGAGGTCGTCGACGGTTACGACATCGTCAAGAAGGTCGAATCTATGGGTTCTCCTTCCGGTGCCACCAAGGCTAGACTCGTCGTTGCCAAGTCCGGTGAATTATAA